The following are encoded in a window of Arcobacter arenosus genomic DNA:
- a CDS encoding cupin domain-containing protein produces the protein MKYLNKEEFEKVNMFGIGVPNIDYAKYFIGDSFLNFLVKPGETPIFLANVTFEPGCRNNWHKHLSKSGGGQMLICTAGEGWLVLEGQEPQELKEGSIGIIPPNTKHWHGAKKDSWFSHISVEVPGEKTSNEWLEPVEDEYYNSLKG, from the coding sequence ATGAAATATTTAAATAAAGAAGAATTTGAAAAAGTAAATATGTTTGGAATAGGCGTTCCTAATATTGATTATGCAAAATATTTTATTGGAGATTCATTTCTAAACTTTTTAGTAAAACCAGGAGAAACTCCAATTTTTTTAGCAAATGTGACTTTTGAACCGGGATGTAGAAACAATTGGCATAAACACTTATCAAAAAGTGGTGGTGGTCAAATGTTAATTTGTACAGCAGGTGAAGGATGGTTAGTGTTAGAAGGACAAGAACCACAAGAACTAAAAGAGGGTTCAATTGGGATAATTCCTCCTAATACTAAGCATTGGCATGGAGCTAAAAAAGATAGTTGGTTTAGCCATATCTCTGTTGAAGTTCCAGGAGAGAAAACTTCAAATGAATGGTTAGAACCAGTAGAGGATGAGTATTACAATAGTTTAAAAGGCTAG
- a CDS encoding SDR family oxidoreductase, translating to MNKKNVLITGGARGIGAAVAKKFQSKNYRVFINYVNSTEVAEDLAKEINFEGGEAHTIQADVRDESQIKAMFEKIKSEFGGVDILVSNANMNFTPKPFVLKTWDEFSQKLNDEMRAAYLCAQYAVNTSMIEKKFGRLVFISSTLSESPLPSFIAHGSAKGAVDSFNKYLAQELGTNGITSNVVAPGLVLTDATAQAPDEFKEFIKSITPSGNISLPKDVANAVYLLCQDESSQLTGTYLPVCGGAYLA from the coding sequence ATGAATAAGAAAAATGTACTTATTACAGGTGGAGCAAGAGGTATCGGTGCTGCAGTTGCAAAAAAGTTTCAATCTAAAAACTATAGAGTTTTTATAAATTATGTAAACAGTACCGAAGTTGCTGAAGATTTAGCAAAAGAGATTAACTTTGAAGGAGGAGAAGCTCACACTATTCAAGCAGATGTGAGGGATGAATCTCAAATTAAAGCAATGTTTGAAAAAATAAAATCTGAGTTTGGTGGAGTTGATATTTTAGTATCAAATGCAAATATGAATTTCACTCCAAAACCATTTGTACTGAAAACTTGGGATGAGTTTTCACAAAAATTAAATGATGAAATGAGAGCAGCTTATTTATGTGCACAATATGCGGTTAACACTTCAATGATTGAAAAAAAATTTGGTAGATTAGTATTTATTTCAAGTACTCTTTCAGAAAGTCCACTTCCTAGTTTTATTGCCCATGGTAGTGCTAAAGGTGCAGTAGATTCATTTAACAAATATCTTGCACAAGAATTAGGAACAAATGGAATCACATCAAATGTTGTAGCTCCCGGATTAGTATTAACTGATGCAACAGCGCAGGCTCCTGATGAGTTTAAAGAGTTTATTAAATCAATTACACCATCTGGTAATATCTCTTTACCAAAAGATGTGGCAAATGCAGTTTATTTATTATGCCAAGACGAAAGTTCACAACTTACAGGAACATATTTACCTGTTTGTGGTGGAGCATATTTAGCCTAA
- the nifT gene encoding putative nitrogen fixation protein NifT: protein MAKVMLRESEGIIYFYVAKKDMEETIETLEFDSEEKWGGECELSNGETWWIQPGPKSLPKEEVCKKIAD, encoded by the coding sequence ATGGCAAAAGTTATGTTAAGAGAGAGTGAAGGGATAATCTATTTTTATGTTGCAAAAAAAGACATGGAAGAGACAATAGAAACACTTGAATTTGATAGTGAAGAAAAATGGGGCGGAGAGTGTGAGTTATCTAATGGTGAAACATGGTGGATACAACCAGGGCCTAAAAGTTTACCAAAAGAAGAAGTTTGTAAAAAAATTGCTGACTAG
- a CDS encoding SDR family NAD(P)-dependent oxidoreductase produces the protein MSKIFITGSSDGIGLETARQLVSLGHEVVFHAKDKQRAMQIKAYFKIDVKILIADLNNLDETKILADELNLLGGFDTIIHNAGVLNEDKKTIFKVNVLAPFVLTALISKPKQVLYIGSNMHPQGDIDLEMLKIDQAVDYSTSKLMILMLGLAASRVLKDTRFNIVDPGWVKTKMANYNAPDSLEDGSKTQVWLASNEELTFNGKYFYHLQETKYSSKADDINLQDNLIKFYEEISGVDLIN, from the coding sequence ATGTCAAAAATATTTATAACAGGTTCATCTGATGGAATTGGCTTAGAAACGGCAAGGCAGTTAGTAAGCCTTGGCCATGAAGTTGTTTTCCATGCAAAAGATAAACAAAGAGCTATGCAAATTAAGGCTTATTTTAAAATAGATGTAAAAATATTAATAGCCGATTTAAATAATTTAGATGAAACAAAAATCTTAGCAGATGAACTAAACCTTTTAGGAGGATTTGACACCATTATTCATAATGCTGGTGTTTTAAATGAGGATAAAAAAACAATATTTAAAGTGAATGTTTTGGCACCATTTGTTCTAACAGCTTTAATTTCTAAGCCAAAGCAGGTTTTATATATTGGTTCAAATATGCATCCTCAAGGAGATATTGATTTAGAGATGTTGAAAATTGACCAGGCAGTTGATTACTCAACATCAAAATTAATGATTTTGATGTTGGGTTTAGCTGCTTCAAGAGTATTAAAAGATACTCGTTTTAACATAGTTGACCCAGGTTGGGTTAAAACAAAAATGGCAAATTACAATGCACCTGATAGTTTAGAAGATGGCAGTAAGACCCAAGTTTGGTTAGCTTCAAATGAAGAATTAACATTTAATGGAAAATATTTTTATCATCTTCAAGAAACTAAATACTCTTCAAAGGCAGATGATATAAACCTGCAAGATAATCTAATAAAATTTTATGAAGAGATTTCAGGTGTTGATCTAATAAATTAG
- a CDS encoding NAD(P)-dependent alcohol dehydrogenase has translation MEKTKKQEQSRREFLKNSAIISTGVALTSSPINILAKEENKMNYVETKGYAAFDESGEIKPYTFKRRPVGDNDILIEIKAASICHSDIHQEKGHWGKQQYPQVPGHEIAGIVTAIGKDVTKFKVGDRAGVGCMVDGCTTCEEEQYESNTLFTYGYPDDREPTRITQGGYSKEIVVRDHFAVHLPDGVSFEKAAPLLCAGITTYSPLIKADIKKGDKVGVAGIGGLGHMAVKIAVSKGAEVYAFTTSADKVEDIKGFGAKEVIVVDDELKSLQEYTGQLDYMISTIPYQFNVAAYANVVKPYGYFTMVGMPVGFELTLSNIGLAFNRVNFNASLIGGMKETQEMVDYCVANDVLPEIQMIKASEITQAWKNVEDKKARYRYVIDTATI, from the coding sequence ATGGAAAAAACAAAAAAACAAGAACAATCGAGAAGAGAGTTTTTAAAGAACTCAGCAATTATATCGACTGGAGTAGCTCTTACTTCAAGCCCTATAAATATATTAGCAAAGGAAGAAAATAAAATGAATTACGTAGAAACAAAAGGTTATGCAGCATTTGATGAGTCTGGTGAAATTAAACCATATACTTTTAAAAGAAGACCAGTAGGTGATAATGATATTTTAATTGAGATAAAAGCAGCAAGTATTTGTCACTCTGATATTCACCAAGAAAAAGGTCACTGGGGGAAACAACAATATCCACAAGTTCCAGGGCATGAAATTGCTGGTATAGTAACAGCTATTGGAAAAGATGTTACTAAATTTAAAGTGGGAGACAGAGCAGGTGTTGGTTGTATGGTTGATGGATGTACAACTTGTGAAGAAGAACAATATGAAAGTAATACATTGTTTACTTATGGTTATCCTGATGACAGAGAACCTACTAGAATCACTCAAGGTGGTTACTCAAAAGAGATTGTTGTAAGAGATCACTTTGCAGTACATTTACCTGATGGTGTAAGTTTTGAAAAAGCTGCTCCACTTTTATGTGCAGGAATCACAACATATTCACCACTTATAAAAGCAGATATTAAAAAAGGTGACAAAGTTGGAGTTGCAGGAATTGGTGGACTAGGTCATATGGCTGTTAAAATTGCTGTATCAAAAGGTGCAGAGGTTTATGCCTTTACAACAAGTGCTGACAAAGTAGAAGATATCAAAGGTTTTGGAGCAAAAGAGGTTATTGTTGTTGATGATGAGTTAAAAAGTCTTCAAGAATATACTGGACAGTTAGACTATATGATTTCTACAATTCCTTACCAATTTAATGTTGCTGCATATGCAAATGTTGTAAAACCATATGGTTACTTTACTATGGTTGGTATGCCAGTAGGTTTTGAACTTACACTAAGTAATATTGGACTTGCATTTAATAGAGTTAACTTCAATGCATCATTAATTGGTGGGATGAAAGAGACTCAAGAAATGGTAGATTATTGTGTAGCTAATGATGTATTACCAGAGATTCAAATGATTAAAGCTAGTGAAATCACTCAAGCATGGAAAAATGTTGAAGATAAAAAAGCTAGATATAGATACGTTATAGATACAGCTACTATCTAG
- a CDS encoding MBL fold metallo-hydrolase — protein sequence MRFLLIVLCTGVIMAGCCSQKNLDSQYENLEHYQNGKFKNTQIEYKSDFSSFLSNVWKFITNDSKNKIPKENTIPVNKLTKENILNMPNNSMIRIIHSTLLFKLDNKYILTDPVFSEKITPFPFVAPKRFHELPITIEELPFIDIIIISHNHYDHLDEPSIKKLKDKVGNFYTTLGIKKQLIDFGVDTMKICELDWWQSCTNKTIKITATPAQHFSGRGLFDRNDTLWASWVIKSKDTNIFFSADTGYFEGFKKIAEKYGPFDMAFLEAGAYNESWKEIHMMPKETIQAFKDLNANILFPIHNSSFKLSMHPWNEPLEIINKLAKKDDIKVSHPKMGEIIPLLEYKKTDIWWE from the coding sequence ATGCGATTTCTACTAATAGTTTTATGTACAGGAGTTATTATGGCGGGATGTTGTTCTCAAAAAAATTTAGATTCACAATATGAAAATTTAGAACATTATCAAAATGGAAAATTCAAAAATACACAAATAGAATATAAGTCAGATTTCTCCTCTTTCTTATCAAATGTATGGAAGTTTATTACTAACGATTCAAAAAATAAAATACCTAAAGAAAATACTATTCCAGTAAATAAACTTACAAAAGAAAATATTTTAAATATGCCTAATAATTCTATGATTAGAATTATTCATTCTACACTATTATTTAAACTTGATAATAAATATATTTTAACAGACCCTGTGTTTTCAGAAAAAATTACACCTTTTCCATTTGTAGCTCCAAAAAGATTTCATGAATTACCAATTACCATTGAAGAGTTACCATTTATAGATATTATAATTATTTCCCATAATCATTATGACCATTTAGATGAGCCAAGTATAAAAAAACTAAAAGATAAAGTAGGTAACTTCTACACAACCCTTGGAATAAAAAAACAATTAATAGATTTTGGGGTAGATACAATGAAAATTTGTGAACTTGACTGGTGGCAATCTTGTACTAATAAAACTATAAAAATTACAGCTACTCCAGCCCAACATTTTTCAGGTCGTGGTTTATTTGATAGAAACGATACTTTATGGGCATCTTGGGTAATTAAATCAAAAGATACAAATATATTTTTTAGTGCTGATACAGGTTATTTTGAAGGATTTAAGAAAATTGCTGAAAAATACGGACCTTTTGATATGGCATTTTTAGAAGCAGGAGCTTATAATGAAAGCTGGAAAGAGATTCATATGATGCCAAAAGAAACAATTCAAGCTTTCAAAGATTTAAATGCAAATATTTTATTCCCCATTCACAACAGTAGTTTTAAACTATCAATGCATCCTTGGAATGAGCCTTTAGAGATAATAAATAAGTTAGCAAAGAAAGATGATATAAAAGTTAGTCATCCCAAAATGGGTGAAATAATCCCACTTTTAGAATATAAAAAAACTGATATTTGGTGGGAATAG
- a CDS encoding cyclophilin-like fold protein, producing the protein MKSLTKKLISIISLVILSISLNANDLKKDKLMKISVESNGNITVYELNNSQASKELLAQLPLDIKVENYSHDEKIFYPPNKLSTSNTPLAKNAVTGTLAYYAPWGDVVMFYKDFGSASGLYELGKVVSGKEYINSMSGTIEIKLID; encoded by the coding sequence ATGAAAAGCTTAACAAAGAAATTAATTTCTATCATAAGTTTGGTGATTTTATCAATTTCACTAAATGCAAATGATTTAAAAAAGGATAAATTGATGAAAATTAGTGTTGAATCAAATGGGAATATTACAGTTTATGAGTTAAATAATTCACAAGCTTCAAAAGAGTTATTAGCTCAACTACCTTTAGATATAAAGGTTGAAAACTATAGCCATGATGAGAAAATCTTTTACCCACCAAATAAACTTTCAACTTCAAATACACCTCTAGCTAAAAATGCAGTAACAGGAACCCTTGCTTATTATGCACCTTGGGGTGATGTTGTTATGTTTTACAAAGACTTTGGAAGTGCAAGTGGACTATATGAATTAGGAAAAGTTGTTTCTGGAAAAGAGTATATAAACTCTATGTCAGGAACTATAGAAATTAAGTTAATAGATTAA
- a CDS encoding MFS transporter → MNKKTKIGFFAATFSFLMVFAASATPIPLYDIYRQDEGLTYNDLALTAVVYFIGAITALLIFGRISNYLGRKIVAFIIFGLSAISISLLFDINSATPLIIARLLLGLACGLASSSLTSYIIDNGSSLPQWLPAAIVSNSPMVGLTIGALFSGAFVQFAPYPKSLSYIAILIILAICTILIALSPETIKKKPGLIKSFKPRFSLPQKNKKLFYIAAVTFVSTWAMGAFYQAFGPSVAVDQLNTHSTLMIGIMFSSYLLPSAIGGPVTAKLTPANAQRIGMFFFTIGVMGIVFSLKYSNIYGFLLSSMLAGASQGAALTGSIRSLLKDVTIDQRAGLLSLIYATSYAGAAIPSFIAGQLSHYMDLYHVSLFYAVLAVIACIIILFFARNESTEDNEEIEFVEVK, encoded by the coding sequence ATGAATAAAAAAACTAAAATAGGCTTCTTTGCTGCAACATTTTCATTTTTAATGGTATTTGCAGCTTCTGCTACACCTATTCCTTTATATGATATTTATAGACAAGATGAAGGATTGACTTATAATGATTTAGCTTTAACTGCAGTTGTTTACTTCATAGGTGCAATTACAGCACTACTTATATTTGGTAGAATATCAAATTATTTAGGAAGAAAAATTGTTGCTTTTATAATTTTTGGCTTATCTGCAATTTCAATATCTTTATTGTTTGATATTAATAGTGCGACTCCATTAATTATCGCAAGATTACTTTTAGGACTTGCATGTGGTTTAGCATCAAGTTCACTTACCTCATATATTATTGATAATGGTTCATCTTTGCCCCAATGGTTACCTGCAGCAATTGTGAGTAATTCACCTATGGTTGGATTAACTATTGGAGCTTTATTTTCAGGTGCTTTTGTTCAATTTGCACCATATCCTAAAAGTTTATCATATATTGCTATATTAATAATTCTAGCAATTTGTACAATTTTAATTGCACTAAGCCCTGAGACAATTAAAAAAAAGCCTGGCTTAATAAAATCATTTAAACCAAGATTTTCTTTACCTCAAAAAAACAAAAAGCTTTTTTACATTGCAGCAGTTACCTTTGTATCGACATGGGCTATGGGAGCTTTTTATCAAGCTTTTGGGCCTTCAGTTGCTGTTGACCAGTTAAACACACATAGTACTTTAATGATTGGAATCATGTTTTCATCTTACCTTTTACCCAGTGCTATAGGAGGTCCAGTGACAGCAAAATTAACTCCTGCAAATGCACAAAGAATTGGAATGTTTTTTTTCACAATTGGAGTAATGGGCATTGTATTCTCATTGAAATATTCTAATATTTATGGCTTTTTATTAAGTAGTATGTTAGCAGGTGCCTCACAAGGGGCAGCATTAACAGGGAGTATTAGATCCCTTTTAAAAGATGTTACCATAGATCAAAGAGCAGGATTGTTATCTTTAATTTATGCTACATCATATGCTGGGGCTGCAATCCCTAGTTTTATAGCAGGGCAGTTATCCCACTATATGGATCTTTATCATGTATCATTGTTTTATGCAGTTTTAGCTGTTATTGCTTGCATTATAATTTTATTTTTTGCAAGAAATGAATCTACTGAAGATAATGAAGAGATTGAGTTTGTAGAGGTAAAATAA
- a CDS encoding aldo/keto reductase has translation MAEATFDDTLNFAKKFKNYKDFYIKHNDLIFSKLGLGTFNKEPYKEENYVFHYIEGVKEAIRSGINLIDTASNYRYGQSEKEIGIALKELLDEDEIKREELIICSKGGFIQLDYPFPENPYEWIDEKIIKAKLATKDDIELDQHCLTADFIEWSCKKSLENVGIDCFDIYYLHNPEMQILKLGYDKFLKKVESIFKRFEKMVTMGLIKNYGVAVWNGFISEISGENINLEDLVNIAKKVGGENHHFKYIQTPFNIGKTSIYILPTQKVNGEECTLLQAAHRLKIGVISSSSLLQMNLFKKSFKPETGYLLDSKMVLENDIQLALQFVRSTPGIISSLFASKAPIHIKKNLEITKIKATPRANYDLMYRV, from the coding sequence CAAAAAAATTCAAAAATTATAAAGACTTTTATATAAAACATAACGATTTAATATTTTCTAAACTCGGTCTTGGAACTTTTAATAAAGAACCATATAAAGAAGAGAACTATGTATTTCATTATATTGAAGGTGTAAAAGAAGCTATTAGAAGTGGAATAAATCTTATTGATACCGCAAGTAATTATAGATATGGACAAAGTGAAAAAGAGATAGGTATCGCTTTAAAAGAATTATTAGATGAAGATGAGATTAAAAGAGAAGAATTAATTATCTGTTCAAAGGGAGGGTTTATCCAATTAGATTATCCTTTTCCTGAAAATCCTTATGAATGGATAGATGAAAAAATCATAAAAGCTAAACTAGCTACCAAAGATGATATTGAATTAGACCAACACTGTTTAACAGCAGATTTTATAGAGTGGTCATGTAAAAAATCATTGGAAAATGTGGGAATAGATTGTTTTGATATCTATTATCTACATAATCCTGAGATGCAAATTTTGAAATTAGGTTATGATAAATTTCTAAAAAAAGTTGAATCAATATTTAAACGATTTGAAAAAATGGTAACTATGGGGCTTATCAAAAACTATGGCGTTGCTGTATGGAATGGCTTTATTAGTGAGATTAGTGGAGAAAATATTAATTTAGAAGATTTGGTTAATATTGCAAAAAAAGTTGGTGGAGAAAATCACCATTTTAAATATATTCAAACACCTTTTAATATTGGAAAAACTTCAATTTACATTCTACCAACACAAAAAGTTAATGGGGAAGAGTGTACTTTACTACAAGCTGCACATAGATTAAAAATAGGTGTTATTTCAAGTTCATCTTTACTTCAAATGAATCTATTTAAAAAATCATTCAAACCAGAAACTGGTTACCTATTAGATTCAAAAATGGTTTTAGAAAATGATATACAATTAGCACTACAATTTGTACGTTCAACTCCAGGAATAATTAGTTCGCTTTTTGCTTCAAAAGCCCCAATTCATATAAAAAAGAATTTAGAGATTACAAAAATAAAAGCTACCCCTAGAGCAAACTATGACCTAATGTATAGAGTATAA
- a CDS encoding sigma-54-dependent Fis family transcriptional regulator codes for MALMDDRGSCETCVTTKELTTLYDIAAMITNQHNLQTSIEKSMKILKNSLNLTNCSVHILEDEELNVFASIEMTTIQKKLSSYKIGEGATGMAAQSKEPIVIENIHSDSLYLNKSGKKDFNNLSYVAVPLVVEDTTIGVLGATITKTTEIGFEDCVRILTIIASLFAQAIYSFQLNVNEKERLKELKLYYKMEWDSKVHNFGDIIGDSPKMNMVFQVIQRIAQSDVTVLVRGETGTGKELVAAAIHKRSKRKEEPFIKLNCAAITDSLLESELFGHEKGAFTDARETRKGRFELADGGTLFLDEIGDISPSAQVKLLRVLQEREFERVGGSKTIKVNVRLVAATNRNLEQMVKDGKFREDLYYRLNVIPIDLPPLRERGDDIRQLVEFFLERAIKNHKKPVSLLPEAMDILCKYPWPGNVRELENTIERIVLMGSEDMNKMDMLFLLPALNDLNLKKEYKTIPMENKTLEEIEKEAIETALENNNFNQSNAAKELGITLRQMGYKIKKYGISNEI; via the coding sequence ATGGCATTAATGGACGACAGAGGATCATGTGAAACCTGTGTTACGACAAAAGAGTTAACAACTTTATATGATATTGCAGCGATGATTACAAATCAACATAATTTGCAAACATCAATTGAAAAATCTATGAAAATTTTGAAAAACTCTTTAAACCTTACAAATTGTTCAGTACATATCTTAGAAGATGAAGAATTAAATGTTTTTGCTTCTATTGAGATGACAACAATTCAAAAAAAACTATCTAGCTATAAAATTGGAGAAGGTGCTACTGGTATGGCGGCACAGTCAAAAGAACCTATAGTGATTGAAAATATACATAGTGATTCACTTTACTTAAATAAATCAGGGAAAAAAGACTTTAATAATCTTTCTTATGTTGCTGTACCTTTAGTTGTTGAAGATACTACTATTGGTGTATTAGGAGCAACAATTACAAAAACAACAGAAATTGGATTTGAAGATTGTGTAAGAATATTAACAATTATCGCATCACTTTTTGCCCAAGCAATCTATTCTTTTCAATTAAATGTCAACGAAAAAGAAAGATTAAAAGAACTAAAACTTTATTATAAAATGGAATGGGATTCAAAGGTTCATAATTTTGGAGATATTATCGGAGATAGTCCAAAAATGAATATGGTATTCCAAGTTATTCAAAGGATTGCGCAATCAGATGTAACTGTACTTGTTCGTGGAGAAACGGGAACAGGTAAAGAGTTAGTTGCAGCTGCAATTCATAAAAGAAGTAAAAGAAAAGAAGAACCTTTTATAAAACTAAATTGTGCGGCAATTACAGATTCTTTGCTTGAAAGTGAACTTTTTGGTCATGAAAAAGGTGCCTTTACCGATGCAAGAGAAACTAGAAAAGGTAGATTCGAACTTGCAGATGGGGGAACTTTATTTTTAGATGAAATAGGTGATATTTCTCCTTCTGCTCAAGTAAAACTATTAAGGGTTTTACAAGAGCGAGAATTTGAAAGAGTTGGGGGAAGTAAAACTATTAAAGTAAATGTTAGACTTGTTGCTGCAACCAATCGAAATTTAGAGCAAATGGTAAAAGATGGAAAGTTTAGGGAAGATTTATATTATAGATTAAATGTTATCCCTATTGATTTACCGCCACTTAGAGAAAGGGGTGATGATATTAGACAACTAGTTGAATTCTTCCTAGAAAGGGCAATTAAAAATCACAAAAAACCTGTTAGCTTATTACCTGAAGCTATGGATATATTGTGTAAATATCCTTGGCCTGGAAATGTAAGAGAATTAGAAAATACTATTGAGAGAATTGTTTTAATGGGTAGTGAAGATATGAATAAGATGGATATGCTTTTCTTACTTCCTGCACTAAATGATTTAAATCTTAAAAAAGAGTACAAAACTATTCCAATGGAGAATAAAACATTAGAAGAGATAGAAAAAGAAGCTATTGAAACAGCATTGGAGAACAATAACTTTAATCAATCTAATGCGGCAAAAGAGCTTGGAATAACACTTAGACAAATGGGTTATAAAATCAAAAAATATGGAATCTCAAATGAAATATAA
- a CDS encoding L-aspartate oxidase, translating to MIYDVIVVGGGVAGLMAAIEAKTQTNKVAIITKGNIFKSNSSMASGGINAVLDSNDKEAIQSHINDTYKSSKGLGDLKSITYMCNQASEIISKLISFGVPFDRDEKGDISQRPFGGAGINRTCYVGDKTGSAITQALIKKAKSLGITFLVNRYVLNLTTHEKTISGVTVLRRSDSMVIVHPAKAIVLAGGGYAGIFRGNSTNAQDYTGDLLAVCLRAGLSLKDMEFIQFHPTGIAKTNYLVTEAARGEGGYLINSDGERFVNELETRDKIAKAILEQKQKGHKVFIDLRHLPLEKIETKLPSLYSVAYNQVGVNLSKDLLEIKPVAHYTMGGVETNMTKTKIKGLYACGEMACEGLHGANRLGGNSLLEGTVFGELAGKKALEYSKKTDFLPVDYNYVIKDIENIDKLFEGDTSKNFNAIRISLGNSMFNDVGILRTKESLIRAFDYAKYLRNQSYSLHCINKEKRNNVELVSILELRNALEVAEAIILSAKKRKESRGSHHRKDFPKTDESYSKSILIKEFQKGFFKVELEDKSFLSTVRNLIINKV from the coding sequence ATGATTTATGATGTAATTGTAGTTGGGGGAGGTGTAGCTGGACTTATGGCAGCAATTGAAGCTAAAACCCAAACAAATAAAGTAGCAATAATAACCAAGGGTAATATTTTTAAATCAAACTCTTCTATGGCAAGTGGTGGGATTAATGCAGTATTAGATTCAAATGATAAAGAAGCAATTCAATCCCATATAAATGATACTTACAAATCTTCTAAAGGTTTAGGAGATTTAAAATCTATAACATATATGTGTAATCAAGCATCAGAGATTATATCAAAATTGATAAGTTTTGGAGTTCCTTTTGATAGGGATGAAAAAGGGGATATTTCACAACGACCATTTGGTGGAGCAGGAATAAATAGAACCTGTTATGTTGGTGATAAAACAGGTAGTGCTATCACCCAAGCACTTATAAAAAAGGCTAAATCTCTGGGGATTACTTTTTTAGTAAATAGATATGTTTTAAACTTAACTACCCATGAAAAAACAATTAGTGGTGTAACGGTTTTAAGAAGAAGTGATTCAATGGTAATTGTTCATCCTGCAAAAGCAATAGTTCTTGCTGGTGGTGGTTATGCAGGGATTTTTAGAGGGAATTCTACAAATGCACAAGATTATACAGGAGATCTTTTAGCTGTTTGTTTAAGGGCTGGACTTAGTTTGAAAGATATGGAGTTTATTCAATTTCACCCAACAGGTATTGCAAAAACAAATTATCTTGTAACAGAAGCTGCAAGGGGCGAAGGTGGTTACCTAATTAATAGCGATGGAGAAAGGTTTGTAAATGAACTTGAAACCAGAGATAAAATTGCAAAAGCTATACTAGAACAAAAACAAAAAGGGCATAAGGTATTTATTGATTTAAGACACTTACCCTTAGAAAAAATAGAAACAAAATTACCTTCTCTTTATTCTGTTGCCTATAATCAAGTTGGGGTAAATTTAAGTAAAGATTTACTTGAGATTAAACCTGTTGCCCATTATACGATGGGTGGTGTTGAAACAAATATGACAAAAACAAAAATAAAAGGATTGTATGCTTGTGGTGAGATGGCTTGTGAAGGACTTCATGGGGCAAATAGACTTGGAGGAAACTCTTTATTAGAGGGAACTGTTTTTGGGGAATTAGCGGGAAAAAAAGCTTTAGAATATTCTAAAAAGACCGATTTCTTACCAGTAGATTACAATTATGTAATAAAAGATATTGAGAATATTGATAAATTATTCGAAGGTGATACCTCAAAAAATTTTAATGCAATTAGAATCTCCCTTGGTAATTCTATGTTTAATGATGTTGGAATCTTAAGAACTAAAGAATCTCTTATTAGAGCCTTTGATTACGCAAAATATCTACGGAATCAGTCATATTCTCTTCATTGTATAAATAAAGAAAAAAGAAATAATGTAGAACTTGTTTCTATCTTGGAGTTAAGAAACGCTTTAGAAGTGGCGGAAGCTATCATCTTATCAGCTAAAAAGAGAAAAGAGAGTAGAGGAAGTCATCATAGAAAAGATTTTCCTAAAACAGATGAAAGTTACTCAAAATCTATTTTAATAAAAGAGTTTCAAAAAGGTTTTTTTAAAGTAGAACTTGAAGATAAAAGCTTTTTATCAACGGTTAGAAATCTTATTATAAATAAAGTGTAG